A window of Acipenser ruthenus chromosome 32, fAciRut3.2 maternal haplotype, whole genome shotgun sequence genomic DNA:
TGTTGCGATATTTaaaaccctgtctgtctgtctccaatACCACAAGCAGAGCAAAACTAAGCTTTGACAGAATTCTGAACCTGATCTTATTTTAGCACTACCACCAAATGGGCCATAGAGGGCGCCATAAGACATGTTGTTTCTCCCCCCTCCACTAGATTAATACTGTACAAAATCGATTAGATTAACCATAAGGGATTGGTTAGTCTGTTGCTAGGTGAGAACACAGCCGTTTTTAATACAAAGATGACACAATTCAGATGTAGAAATCGTGGAATGTAGTGCAAGAAGGAATTTGGCACACCGACAAAAAGTTTACAAGCGTAGAAAAGTCGCCGTCGAAGAATGTGCAACAGTAAAGCGTTTGGCACGGCTGCATGAGTtagaaaacactttgaaaagatACTGATTCTAGGAGAGCTGGGTTTGTGCagaaaaaatgacctgcacaacagcgcccTCGTGTGGGCGCCCGCATTAATTAAACTGGCGCTCTGCTTTCTCATTGCATGCACAAGGTCAGACGAGCGCCAGTCTAGTTTATACGCGATCTGCACTGCGTTCTGTAATCATGTGCAAAATGCACGTTAATGCATGTACAGCAGCGTGCAAATTTATCAGAACACCTccagatgtgtcattgatatcctctatacacccgcctgcatgaaaacacctcagggtgtgagaatttcaatctccgctcagtaatcagggatatagaaacacactcctgtgtgaaaatgtcggaccgctctgtgctttaatcaggcgtcttaaaccacttctaaaaagtctcctgcgttttaccgtgtgtggctctgtgttccttttctctttactgttttaaatgaattgcctattaaagtcatcaattcaattagacagTCGCTAATTTGCCTGTTTGGACaatttttccaagattttcagtaccagtggtttgatttcagacACACATCAAATCAAAattacagaagcaatggggtgttctgatacacgtgcacactgctgtgtgtgtgtgtgtctatatatatatatatatatatatatatatatatatatatatatatatatatatatatatatatatatatatatatataattagcttagCAACAAGCTCAGGCTGTCTCATTAAACCCctaataaaaccaggaacggatctaactgctatgcaacaggagtcttattccgaTCCCTGTATTACACCCACATTAGCGCAGAGCCCAAAGCTGTACAGAGCGCGGCCAGTGCTGCAGACGGTGCCCACAGGGGGGCGCTGTTAAAGACCAGCCTGTAAGACACGATCTCCTCCCTGAAGCCGTCCTCCAGCGCGGAGCAGCGGAAGACGCCCGGGTCCATGGGGAGGTCTTCGGTGGAGACGAGGAGGCAGGACTCTCCCGTGACGGGACAGGTGTAGCTCTTGATGCAGTTGTCTTTCTCCCAGGTGTAGACCGCGTGATGGGAGCGCACGGGGCAGGGAAGCAGGATCGGGCTGTCCGAATCCAGGATCACTTCTCTGGGGCTGGTTCTCTGGGGCTGGAGGTCTGAGGAGGGGAAGCAGAGTGGTTTAGGAACGCAAACAAGGTCCttttggaagtgactctgcagcagcagcagcagcagttgttgatgatgcatagctcaccccctTAGTCTCTTTTTGGATACAGATGAGCCCCTGTGTGTTACCACGTCTTGTTACTTCTCCTGTATTCACACTCATGGTCACAGAATTGTACTCACCTGCAGCATTTCCACAGATGGAGGCGTTGGAATAGTCCAGATTCTGGAGAAAATCACTGCAAGAAAGccagagaaaacaaaaaagcacagggtttggttttgattttaataaaagagcTCTAAAATacgtctgccctggactggagggagctccctttctcttaggatggtgagggagggagggaggaagggagggagcagttcagtctccgtgcctcaagccctccctggactggagggagcaccctttctcttaggatggtgagggagggagggagggaggaagggagggagcagttcagtctccgtgcctcaagccctccctggactggagggagcaccctttctcttaggatggtgagggagggagggagggagggagcagttcagtctccgtgcctcaagcctgccctggactggagggagccccctttctcttaggggggtgagggagagagggagggagcagttcagtctccgtgcctcaagcctgccctggactggagggagccccctttctcttaggggggtgagggatcAATGCCTCCCCAATTTCTGTTACCCTCCGTACCCATCACTGGTGTTGTATCCCCGCGGGATGGGGGAACACTTCTGATTGGTCAAATCCCATCCGCAGTAGGGGTCACGCGAGAGGACACACCCCCTGCAGGTGTCGCCGTAGCGACCACAGTCAGCCAACGGGATCCTTCGCACTTCCAGAGAGGTTCCGACATAGAGGTGGCCCTGGAGGGAGATTGGAGAGGAGATACGGGGTCAGCATCTCAGAGCGCGTCCTTAACCAACTCCACGTTACAAAACCAAGGCTAgggttgcaaaatgtattttgtttttttgatcaCTAACATGTTTCGTTATTTGTTAAGGGATAGTTTAAGAGATACTGAAAGAGATGTaataaatgtcatatttttatatatatatatattcaattacaTGGCAGTCAAATCAAAAGCCTCATGAACACTATAAacaaagttgtgtgtgtgtgtgcatgagtgtgtgtgtgtgagtgtgtgtgtgtgtgagtgtgtgtgagtgtgtgtgtgcgtgagtgtgcgtgtgtgtgtgagtgtggaagtgagtgtgtgtgtgtgtgtgagtgtggaagtgagtgtgtgtgagtgagtgtgtgtgtgagtgtgtgtgcgtgcgtgcgtgtgtgtatgtgagtgtggaagcgagtgtgtgtgtgtgtgtgtgtgtgtgagtgtgtgtgcgtgcgtgcgtgtgtgtgtgtgagtgtggaagcgagtgtgtgtgtgtgtgtgtgagtgtggaagcgagtgtgtgtgtgtgtgtgtgagtgtgtaatcACCGTGCTGTCATCGATAGCCATGGCAGTGACAGCAGCCTCGTCTCTGAAGAGTCTGTACTGAGAGATGATGAAGGCCTCCTCGCTGCTGTGCAGCACCTTCAGCACCTTCCCCGAGTCTGTGAAAGAGAAGCAAGAATTCAATCTAGTCAaactgcctaaccctaaccctaaccctaaccctaaccctaaccctaatcccttcaaactgcctaaccctaaccctaaccctaaccctaaccctatcacttcatacagttttttttttttttttaatgatgtctcaatcctaacattctaggaGGCGAggctacaaaaaaatgaaaaagaaatcaaCTTCACTCTCTTCAACTTGCCTGTGTTTAATTTCCAcattttttcactttaaaactTAATTTTTGTTTCCTCCTATCAAAGAAATCAAAACGTAACCGGCCCTATTAAGTGACACCACTGTGTTTGTTATAGAATTAGGGCTGACTCTCACCTGTGCCCAGGTACAGCACGCTGTAGACCTCCTCGTTAACCCCTTGCACGCTGGAGGCCACGGTCCTGGTGTAGCGGTCAGTGGTCGGCAGGTCCAGCGGCCGTTGACCCAGCGGATAGATCAGGTCCTCCATTTCTGGGTGGTCCCGAATGACCCCTAAGATTTTCCACGGCAGACTGCTGGTTGTGTTCTTAAAAAGGCACTGCGCAGAAAAAGAaggaaataataattgaataatggAAATTAAGAATGCAggagcctgccctggactggagggagcaccctttctcttaggggggtgagggagggagggagagagcagttcagtctctgtgcctcaagcctgccctggactggagggagcaccctttctctcaggggggtgagggagggagggagggagcagttcagtctccgtgcctcaagcctgccctggactggagggagccccctttctcttaggggagtgaGGGACGGAGgcagggagcagttcagtctcaccGTTCCAGGTCGCTGTGCTGGCAGAGTGTTGCTATAGCCCTTCAGTTTGGAGGTCTGAAAGACCTGATTGACTTCCCCGATGGAGTAGACACAGACCACAGTGGTGTTCCTGAAAcaggacagaagaaaaaaaaaatactgtttatgaaaaagaaagtaactgcagcacagagcagagggaggctgttcagagagtataagaacctccctttctctttctctgctccaccagcacagagcagagggaggctgttcagagagtataagagcctccctttctctttctctgctccacgaGCACagatcagagggaggctgttcagagagtataagagcctccttttctctttctcagagcagagggagggagagtataagctctcctgtctcacagtgcaTATGCACACCCCTATTGTAACAGTCTAAAAGCTTCTCACCATGCGTTTGAGAAGATGCCGTAGAGCAATCCTGCAGCGCCCCTCTCGCCCGTCAACGCGTACGCCTCTCGGAGCTGATTGAACTGCTGGGGCTTGGAGGGGACCCCGCACATCACCCGCGCCTTCAGGAACGTGGTCCAAGAATCCGGGAGCGCATTCCTGACTCCTCCTTCATCCACCTGCCAAGAGCGTAGGGAACATCTTATAGTCAGAGCTTAGCAGCAACATCGGTCGCCGTGCAGCAGGGCTAcaagtgtgagtttctaaccctgctcaaactcctggctcctgatcatttcaatattaataataatagacttcattgaggggagttctgaaccccaggactggttgcagcagcagcagcagcagggctagtgtgagtttctaaccctgctcaaactcctggctcctgatcatttcaatattaataatactagacttcattgaggggagttctgaaccccaggactgggtgcagcagcagcagcaggggtagtgtgagtttctaaccctgctcaaactcctggctcctgatcatttcaatattaataataatagacttcattgaggggagttctgaaccccaggacagggtgcagcagcagcagcagggctagtgtgagtttctaaccctgctcaaactcctggctcctgatcatttcaatattaataataatagacttcattgaggggagttctgaaccccaggactggttgcagcagcagcagcagcagggctagtgtgagtttctaaccctgctcaaactcctggctcatgatcatttcaataataatagacttcattgaggggggGTCAGACAGTGGAAAGGAGGCAACAGACTTGCATAGAAATAAAATCCCTTATTCGATTAGCAGGGAGTCTGATTGAAGCTGTAAAGCCGTGTGCCATGGCAGAGGAGTCTATCTGGCTGGCTGTACCATGCAGACTCGTCCTATTCTCGCACGGTGAGGCTCTTCGTCCACGCTGGCTGTCTTGTTGAGCTCACTGAAGAAGAAGTAAGCCTCTTCCTTGTGTTTCTCATTGCCTGGGACCAGGGCAGACCCGGCAAACTGCGGATCTGAAAGAGATTCAGAAGAGATCACAGCGTTGTCAATTTCCAGGGTGTGCAGACATTTCCAACGCAGCGCTGTAGGTGAACGGAGTCCCGCTCATGTGGGTCATGTGATCCCATTGCACTGGTAAGTTGGATgaagtcttattcccatccctgaaccCAGCGAGGGACGACAAGAATAAAAAGACAATGAGCTTGGATCGCGCTCCTTCAAGAATGTTTAGTAAGTGCTATTGTGTAGTACAGTGTTACCCCAaccgccccccctcccccctcctccctgcCGCTGGGGTCCCGGGACACTTACTCTGCAGCCACTTGTCTTCGTTCTTGAGCAACTTCCTGTGGCTGTAGGTCCTGCGGAGTGAGCCATTGAACGATCCCGCCGCAGACAAAGCAGAGTAGAGACTGCCCTCTGAAACAATGCATGTAAACTTACTTTTATATCACATGTGCAATTACTTTGTGatcgcaataataataataataataataataataataataataacacagtaatacagGATTAGATTTTACAATatgtaataaaaatacagtttgagtgattgtttttatttatttaatacatgtatttattttgagtaCTTGCAATAAGATTATCTCAGATTCCAAACATCataaggataaaaaaaaacatgcccccTAGTGTCCTCTAGCGGTACTGCAGCGCGATTCCCCCAGCCCGTACAgtacctgcagagagagagactaCGCGCTGCGAGGGGAAGGGTGGTGAGATGTCAGCTGGCACCACCTGCAGGCCGCTGGCGGTACTGTCAGTCAGTTCTGTCCCATTGACCTGCAAGCACAATAAGGCTTATGTTTAGCATCCCATCAGGTGAGGCGTCACTTATATCtaaggctgtgttttttttcacagttatcacGAATTTCAGTGAAATGTAGCATTTACTGTTATTCAGTGACGCATTGaaacatttaggaacatttcTTGTATAATAAAATGATCAATCTGGAAtatgacaacacacacacacacacacacacacacacacacacacacatatatatatatatatatatatatatatatatatatatatatatatatatatatatatgttttaatcatattatttttacttattaaatatcttgaaatactgtGAAATTACAGTGGCTAAACCAAACCATAGATCTGCAGTACCCTCACATGACAGATAGGGGGAGCCACCTTCCAAACCAACACGgttttatgttgttttcttttttttaaatgacacctATCTTTCTATTTGGCCTTTAAACTGAACTTACCAATAACCAACACTTGGGGGCGCCGGCGTTTGTCCCACAGATCAGGAGGCTGCTGTTTACTTTGTGAATCACTGTGATGAAGTTCTCACACTCTGActgagagaaagaaaaagggcAACAAATGACTATCCCCATTTCGGATGCAATTACAATGGTTGGCCAGCTGGTGTCGCTGTGTGACATGGAAAAAttacagttcagtctccatgtctaaaacctttctcttaggggggtgagggagggagcagttcagtctccgtgcctcaagcctgccctggactggagggagcaccctttttcttaggggggtgagggagggagggagggagcagttcagtctccgtgcctcaagcctgccctggactggagggagcaccctttctcttaggggggatgagggagggagggagggagggagtagatcagtctccatgcctcaagcctgccctagacTGGAGGGAGAACCCATTTTTtgggggagggagtgagggagggatcAGTCCAGTCTCCTCTCATACACGCTTACCTGCGGTACATTCAGCTTGGAGAGACAGGTCATCTTTGCTTTTTCATTTACAGTCACTggaatctgaaaaaacaaaaagaaatgtctTTTGTCAAGAAAAGCACATTGAAGATTCATAGCTGACGTTACGTTTCTGTTCTGTGTGAGTGCCGCACAAGACTCGCTCTCTCTCGGGGACAGACTTTTCAACGGCGCTCACCTGTGTTGTTTTCACATCGGACTCCGTGAACTGCAGGACGTAGAGCAGGCCTCTCCCGCCCACGTAGAGTGAGCCGGTCCCCAGCTCGTGAAAGAACGTGGTGTGAGTCTCCGGGTCGGGGAAGTGAAACCCGACAGCGTCTGACAGAAATGAGAGGGAAATAATTAAGGAaagaaggagaggaagagagagagaaagtgagagaggaagaaagaaagtgagacaggaagaaagaaagcaagca
This region includes:
- the LOC117971314 gene encoding semaphorin-7A-like codes for the protein MRHLMVLSTFLQLAGVLGAAEKLPRLKFTVKDAVGFHFPDPETHTTFFHELGTGSLYVGGRGLLYVLQFTESDVKTTQIPVTVNEKAKMTCLSKLNVPQSECENFITVIHKVNSSLLICGTNAGAPKCWLLVNGTELTDSTASGLQVVPADISPPFPSQRVVSLSAEGSLYSALSAAGSFNGSLRRTYSHRKLLKNEDKWLQNPQFAGSALVPGNEKHKEEAYFFFSELNKTASVDEEPHRARIGRVCMVDEGGVRNALPDSWTTFLKARVMCGVPSKPQQFNQLREAYALTGERGAAGLLYGIFSNAWNTTVVCVYSIGEVNQVFQTSKLKGYSNTLPAQRPGTCLFKNTTSSLPWKILGVIRDHPEMEDLIYPLGQRPLDLPTTDRYTRTVASSVQGVNEEVYSVLYLGTDSGKVLKVLHSSEEAFIISQYRLFRDEAAVTAMAIDDSTGHLYVGTSLEVRRIPLADCGRYGDTCRGCVLSRDPYCGWDLTNQKCSPIPRGYNTSDGDFLQNLDYSNASICGNAADLQPQRTSPREVILDSDSPILLPCPVRSHHAVYTWEKDNCIKSYTCPVTGESCLLVSTEDLPMDPGVFRCSALEDGFREEIVSYRLVFNSAPLWAPSAALAALCTALGSALMWV